From Alphaproteobacteria bacterium SS10, a single genomic window includes:
- a CDS encoding DUF4167 domain-containing protein, translating into MRQHQRRSRGRGNNNNNNRRQSNNRQQVFDSNGPDGKIRGTAQQVYEKYISLARDAASSGDRIGAESFFQHAEHYYRIFAAANEEAEERKAERQRQQEQRDQERGEGRGRGRNRDQASDDASDETIIDEGEEAEDAVAADAEAEAEEKPKRGRGRGRSRKADAARDDNEDDGDEAVAEDSDDDAEEKPRRRSSRGRAKTSAVAELMSEVEDNIMEREEA; encoded by the coding sequence ATGAGGCAACATCAACGACGGTCACGGGGCCGCGGCAATAACAATAATAACAACCGCCGCCAGTCGAATAACCGCCAACAGGTCTTTGATAGCAACGGGCCCGACGGGAAAATCCGCGGTACCGCGCAACAGGTGTACGAGAAGTACATCTCCCTCGCCCGTGATGCCGCCTCTTCCGGCGACCGCATCGGCGCTGAGAGCTTTTTCCAGCACGCTGAACACTATTACCGCATCTTCGCCGCCGCGAATGAGGAGGCTGAAGAGCGGAAAGCTGAGCGCCAGCGCCAGCAAGAGCAGCGCGATCAAGAGCGTGGCGAAGGCCGGGGCCGTGGCCGCAACCGCGATCAAGCGTCCGACGACGCATCTGATGAGACCATCATCGATGAGGGTGAAGAGGCAGAAGACGCCGTCGCGGCTGATGCCGAGGCAGAAGCTGAAGAGAAGCCAAAGCGCGGCCGGGGCCGTGGTCGCTCCCGCAAGGCTGACGCCGCCCGGGATGACAACGAGGATGATGGCGATGAAGCCGTTGCCGAGGACAGCGATGACGATGCTGAAGAAAAGCCACGTCGCCGCTCCAGCCGGGGCCGCGCCAAAACCTCTGCCGTCGCTGAGCTGATGTCAGAAGTTGAAGACAACATCATGGAGCGGGAAGAGGCGTAA